AACGAAGATTGGCCAACTGCTCGCGACACGAAGAAAAAACTTTGGCTTTGTTCGCATTGCAGGGTGTATTCCACTGCCACCGCCTTCAATCGGCACCATGATGTCGAATGACGAGCTTGGCCGTAGCACGGCGGCGTCGCTCAACCCGATTGTGCTTGTGGGGCTGGTCCGGCCCTATGCCCGGCGCTTCATCCTCGGACGGCGCTGTGGCAATCTCGACATGACAAGGGGGTAACATGGCCCGAAGCACGACACACAAATGGGCATTCAAGCCCGGCATGCGCGCAGGTGCATTCGGCTGGCGCGGCACTGCGAAGGCCATCTCGCGGTTGAAGGCTGCGACGCGCGAGATCAAGGTCCTGCGGAAAAGCGATCCGGTCGTGGCCGGTGATGGCGTCATCGCACTGGCAGAGCGCATTTGGCCGGCATTCGAACATATCGATACCTCCTCCGGCGCGCTTGGCACCGCCGTGGCGCGTACTCTCGAAGACCTGGCCCCGATCCTGATCGATGCGCCGGCGGACGAGACCACGCGCGCGGCCTGGGCGGAGCGGCTGCGCATGGCGATCCTCGACGACGGCGTGGATTATCTCGCCCCACTCGCCGATCGTTTCGGTGAGATCGCGCAGATCCCGTCGGTGATCAACGATCACGCGGATCGCGATCTCGCCCTGATCTCGGCCGCATGGGCGGATCATGACCGCCTTTCGCATGTGCCGACCGCCACGCTGACCCTGTCCTGTCTGCTGGAAGCGGGTCGTCATGAGGAATTGCTGGCCCTCGTGGACAGCGCGAGGACACGTCTGTGGTTTCATGAGAAGTTCGCCGCCGAGGCACTTGTCCGCCAGGGGCGCGAGGCTGACGCTTTAGCGCGCGCCGCTGCGCTGCTCGAAGGGGGAAGCATGCCTTGGGGGTATCGCGCCATCGCAGGCTTTTGCGAAACCCTCCTGATCCGGCAAGGGCAGGAAGACGAAGCCTATACCTGCTATGGCTTGCCGATGACGTCTGGGACGACATGGCTTGCGATGTGGCGGGACCTTGTGAAGCGCTACCCGGACAGGGATCCGCGCTCGGTCCTCGAAGACCTGATGGCCCACCATGGTCGAAAGGGAAAATGGTTCGCCGCCGCGAAGACCGCCGGATATCTCGATATCGCCCTCGCTTGCGCTGCCGACCACGAGGCGGCGCCCGCTACCCTGATCCGCGCGGCTCGGGATTTCGTGCAGAGGGATCCCGCCTTCGCCTCAGGCGTGGCGCTGCATGGCATCGCGCATCTGCTCGCTGGCCGTGGCTTCGAAGCCTCCCCTCGCGATATCGACGATGCGGTCGCTCACCTCTTGGCAGCCGCCCGACAGATCGACCGCACATCCTGGGCGCTGGACCAGTTGCGCAGGCTCGCCAGCGACCAAAGCGGAGAAGACCTGATGGTCAAGAGATTGCGACTGCTGATTGCGCAGCTGGAAGGAGAGATCGGCGCCGGGACAAATTCATGAGAGCGGCCGGCCCAAAGCGGCCTTCCATCCAGCACGCCGATGCCGCGCCGCAGCTTCACCAGACCGGCCATTCGTCCATGGTGCAGCATTTTCCGAGGACGAAGGTCGGCAGAGCGGGACTTAACGGGCCTTCGCCGCGCCAGCCCTAATTTCAGCTTTCTGCACATTGCGCCTGCAGCGAAAAGCTCCAAGGGCCTGAAACGGAAATTCGCTGCGTGCGCGAATTGGCGTGACTTTTTCAGCGAATGCGGCACCCTGAAGGCGGAGGACAACCTGACAATGCCTGTTTGTCTGACACGAGAGCCTGCGCTTGGCTCACCTTACATAGGCAGCGGCAGACGTGTCAGAGCAGATCATCCGTGAAGAGATGTAGATGCTCGAACCCCGAACTCACAATCGGTACGATCCGGGCGTCCTGTCGGTCCATTTATGAAAGGCTCGGTGGAAGTTGGACGGTGCAGAAAAGCCGGTGTCAAAGGCGATCTGTTCGATGCTGTCCGTACCTTGCTGAAGCGCGCGGATAGCGATGTCGCGGCGCAGAGCGTCCTTTATGTCCTGAAAGGATGTCCCTTCCTCTTTCAGGCGACGGTTCAGCGTCCGGGGCGTGATTTTCAACGCGTAGGCCGCATCCGGAAGCTGGCAGTTCTGCCATGCGGCCCCGTACAGAAAGGCGCGAACGCGCAGGCTGTTTGTATGTCCGCGCGAGCCAGTGAAGATCCAGTCAATCGGCGCGCGTTCAAGGAACACGGATGCCTCGGCGGGACTGCGGGTGATCGGACGGTTGAATTGGCGTGGATCGAAAAGGATGCTGGTTTGCGCTGCATCAAACGCTACCGGGCAAGGGAAGACTACTGCGTAATCGGCCGCAAAATCTGGACGAGGGAAGGAAAAGTGAACCGCTTTGACCGCCGTTTCCGCCCCGCCGAGCCAGGACAGGAGCCCATGCGCCAATTTCAGTATCAGCATGTGGCCAAATCGCTGCGGACGGGTTTCGTTCGAATAGGGGACCAACGCCAGTTCCACCTCCTCCGGACTGTTACGCAAGTTCAGGCGGAAATCATCCAACACCAGGTTCCAGAACGTCGAAAACCGAAACAGCGCCGAGACCAGGCTACTCGCCTCTCGCTGCACGGTGAGAAGATGCTGCAGGGCGCGGGG
This is a stretch of genomic DNA from Aquicoccus sp. G2-2. It encodes these proteins:
- a CDS encoding AraC family transcriptional regulator ligand-binding domain-containing protein; its protein translation is MTGHDPISLTTVSAGFIRDWLDALKSRCTSEAMASMLERSGLQTSPMAPTQRVTLEEIARLYQLAAPEIGDEMMGLWSRPIRPRALQHLLTVQREASSLVSALFRFSTFWNLVLDDFRLNLRNSPEEVELALVPYSNETRPQRFGHMLILKLAHGLLSWLGGAETAVKAVHFSFPRPDFAADYAVVFPCPVAFDAAQTSILFDPRQFNRPITRSPAEASVFLERAPIDWIFTGSRGHTNSLRVRAFLYGAAWQNCQLPDAAYALKITPRTLNRRLKEEGTSFQDIKDALRRDIAIRALQQGTDSIEQIAFDTGFSAPSNFHRAFHKWTDRTPGSYRL